In Canis lupus dingo isolate Sandy chromosome 1, ASM325472v2, whole genome shotgun sequence, a single genomic region encodes these proteins:
- the CEP78 gene encoding centrosomal protein of 78 kDa isoform X6, which translates to MIDSAKLRRDGAADFFSHYEYLCALQDSVPPPAVRACLREGVLDFNADRLRGVDWAPLLSALRINKDLPLVSIKSCFQPWLGETGSDRSKVCRSRVPAIRNKDVTFQLCKALKCCLSASSALKNLELNGLVLRERDLTVLTKGLNKSTSLVHLSLANCPIGDGGLEIICQGIKNSITLKTVNFTGCNLTWQGADHMAKILKYQTMRRHEEIWAESLRYRRPDLDCMAGLRRITLNCNTLIGDLGASAFAESLSEDLWLRALDLQQCGLTNEGAKALLRTLETNRTLVILDIRKNPLVDHSVMKAVIKKVLQNGRSAKSEYQWITSPSVKEPFKNARQKKRTIILGSGRKGKATIRIVIWRHRGVTTKKPVSNGRIHSLGKEYYAPEPLPPGVSGYLPWRTAERANRSRGFPLIKTRDVYNHMQQSDFPVTVTVESPSSSEIEEVDDSSESVQEEPEKTSLKQEALQEKLEECLKQLKEERVIRLKADKRVSELEHENAQLRNINFSLSEALHAQSLTNMILDDEGVLGSIENSFQKFHAFLDLLKDAGLGQLATIAGIDQSDFHLLGRPQMNSTISSPPKDEKKALEEEKPESKQNPLGQMQNIQVSICMQSAYNEGTLMKFQKITGDARIPLPLDSFRVPVSTQEPLETSRDNLGVPVSEQRQDSIKEFIARTCSPSADVMSGTGSQKKEDELSRNSRSSSEKMTKTESH; encoded by the exons ATGATCGACTCGGCGAAGCTGCGCCGCGACGGCGCGGCCGACTTCTTCTCGCACTACGAGTACCTGTGCGCGCTGCAGGACTCGGTGCCCCCGCCCGCGGTGCGCGCCTGCCTGCGGGAGGGCGTGCTGGACTTCAACGCCGACCGCCTGCGCGGCGTGGACTGGGCGCCGCTGCTGAGCGCGCTCAGGATTAATAAGGATCTGCCCCTGGTCTCCATCAAGAGCTGCTTCCAGCCGTGGCTTGGCGAAACAG GCTCTGACCGAAGTAAAGTTTGCAGAAGTCGTGTTCCTGCAATAAGAAACAAAGATGTGACCTTCCAGTTATGTAAAGCTCTCAAATGTTGTTTAAGTGCCTCAAGTGCTCTAAAGAACCTGGAGCTAAATGGACTAGTgctaagagagagagatttaactGTTTTGACAAAG GGATTGAATAAATCGACTTCTTTGGTACACCTGTCCCTTGCAAATTGTCCAATTGGAGATGGAGGTTTAGAAA ttatttGTCAAGGTATAAAGAACTCTATCACTCTTAAGACAGTAAACTTCACGGGGTGTAATCTGACATGGCAGGGAGCAGATCACATGGCCAAGATCTTAAAG TATCAGACCATGAGAAGGCACGAAGAAATCTGGGCTGAGAGTCTTCGTTACAGGAGACCTGATCTGGACTGTATGGCTGGTTTGAGGCGCATTACTTTGAATTGCAACACACTCATTGGTGACCTTGGTGCAAGTGCTTTTGCAGAATCTCTCAGTGAGGATTTATGGCTTAGAG CACTTGACCTGCAGCAGTGTGGCCTCACCAATGAAGGAGCAAAGGCTTTACTAAGGACCCTTGAAACCAATAGAACGCTGGTCATTCTGGATATAAGAAAAAACCCACTCGTTG ATCATTCTGTGATGAAAGCAGTTATCAAAAAAGTTCTCCAGAATGGAAGGAGTGCCAAGTCAGAG TACCAGTGGATAACCTCTCCATCAGTAAAGGAGCCATTCAAAAATGctagacagaaaaagagaactataatTTTGGGAAGTGGTCGGAAAGGGAAGGCTACTATTCGAATTG TTATATGGAGACATAGAG GAGTGACCACAAAGAAACCTGTAAGTAATGGAAGAATACACTCCCTTGGTAAAGAATATTATGCTCCTGAACCTCTCCCTCCTGGCGTGTCTGGTTACCTGCCTTGGCGCACAGCGGAACGTGCAAACAGGAGCAG GGGTTTTCCATTAATCAAAACTCGTGATGTATATAATCATATGCAG CAATCAGATTTTCCTGTTACTGTGACAGTGGAGAGTCCTTCCTCCTCAGAAATTGAAGAGGTCGACGATTCTTCTGAAAGTGTTCAAGAAGAACCTGAGAAAACCAGTTTAAAACAAGAAGCACTACAG GAAAAACTGGAGGAGTGCCTAAAacagttaaaagaagaaagagtaataAGGCTTAAAGCTGATAAACGAGTCAGTGAG CTGGAACATGAGAACGCCCAGTTAAGAAATATAAACTTCTCTTTGTCTGAAGCCCTGCATGCACAGTCATTGACAAACATGATCCTGGATGATGAAGGTGTTCTGGGCAGCATTGAGAATTCTTTTCAGAAGTTCCATGCTTTCTTAGACCTTCTTAAAGATGCTGG GCTTGGGCAGCTTGCCACAATAGCTGGTATAGATCAGTCAGATTTTCATTTACTGGGTCGTCCCCAGATGAATTCTACCATTAGTAGTCCGCCTAAGGACGAAAAAAAGGcacttgaagaagaaaaaccagaatCAAAGCAGAACCCCTTAGGACAGATGCAAAATATCCAG GTTTCTATTTGTATGCAGTCAGCTTACAATGAAGGAACACTAATGAAG ttTCAGAAAATTACAGGTGATGCTAGAATTCCTTTGCCTCTCGACTCTTTCCGTGTCCCTGTTTCCACTCAGGAGCCCTTAGAAACTTCTAGAGACAACCTGGGAGTCCCAGTCAGTGAGCAGCGGCAGGACTCTATCAAAGAATTCATTGCAAGAACATGTTCTCCTTCAGCAGATGTGATGTCTGGAACTGGaagccaaaaaaaagaagatgaattgTCTAGAAATAGCAGATCTTCTTCAGAGAAAATGACCAAAACAg AATCTCATTGA
- the CEP78 gene encoding centrosomal protein of 78 kDa isoform X3, with translation MIDSAKLRRDGAADFFSHYEYLCALQDSVPPPAVRACLREGVLDFNADRLRGVDWAPLLSALRINKDLPLVSIKSCFQPWLGETGSDRSKVCRSRVPAIRNKDVTFQLCKALKCCLSASSALKNLELNGLVLRERDLTVLTKGLNKSTSLVHLSLANCPIGDGGLEIICQGIKNSITLKTVNFTGCNLTWQGADHMAKILKYQTMRRHEEIWAESLRYRRPDLDCMAGLRRITLNCNTLIGDLGASAFAESLSEDLWLRALDLQQCGLTNEGAKALLRTLETNRTLVILDIRKNPLVDHSVMKAVIKKVLQNGRSAKSEYQWITSPSVKEPFKNARQKKRTIILGSGRKGKATIRIVIWRHRGVTTKKPVSNGRIHSLGKEYYAPEPLPPGVSGYLPWRTAERANRSRGFPLIKTRDVYNHMQQSDFPVTVTVESPSSSEIEEVDDSSESVQEEPEKTSLKQEALQEKLEECLKQLKEERVIRLKADKRVSELEHENAQLRNINFSLSEALHAQSLTNMILDDEGVLGSIENSFQKFHAFLDLLKDAGLGQLATIAGIDQSDFHLLGRPQMNSTISSPPKDEKKALEEEKPESKQNPLGQMQNIQFQKITGDARIPLPLDSFRVPVSTQEPLETSRDNLGVPVSEQRQDSIKEFIARTCSPSADVMSGTGSQKKEDELSRNSRSSSEKMTKTGEYTKKCYAKKQPRKDLRSCSDSLVNRRSKGMEQNDPFVNEPVKSESLKKHVSVQKESRIVTVSSKTTKSKLNLLEHSESDTLGSDFEFQESIHTVSHLT, from the exons ATGATCGACTCGGCGAAGCTGCGCCGCGACGGCGCGGCCGACTTCTTCTCGCACTACGAGTACCTGTGCGCGCTGCAGGACTCGGTGCCCCCGCCCGCGGTGCGCGCCTGCCTGCGGGAGGGCGTGCTGGACTTCAACGCCGACCGCCTGCGCGGCGTGGACTGGGCGCCGCTGCTGAGCGCGCTCAGGATTAATAAGGATCTGCCCCTGGTCTCCATCAAGAGCTGCTTCCAGCCGTGGCTTGGCGAAACAG GCTCTGACCGAAGTAAAGTTTGCAGAAGTCGTGTTCCTGCAATAAGAAACAAAGATGTGACCTTCCAGTTATGTAAAGCTCTCAAATGTTGTTTAAGTGCCTCAAGTGCTCTAAAGAACCTGGAGCTAAATGGACTAGTgctaagagagagagatttaactGTTTTGACAAAG GGATTGAATAAATCGACTTCTTTGGTACACCTGTCCCTTGCAAATTGTCCAATTGGAGATGGAGGTTTAGAAA ttatttGTCAAGGTATAAAGAACTCTATCACTCTTAAGACAGTAAACTTCACGGGGTGTAATCTGACATGGCAGGGAGCAGATCACATGGCCAAGATCTTAAAG TATCAGACCATGAGAAGGCACGAAGAAATCTGGGCTGAGAGTCTTCGTTACAGGAGACCTGATCTGGACTGTATGGCTGGTTTGAGGCGCATTACTTTGAATTGCAACACACTCATTGGTGACCTTGGTGCAAGTGCTTTTGCAGAATCTCTCAGTGAGGATTTATGGCTTAGAG CACTTGACCTGCAGCAGTGTGGCCTCACCAATGAAGGAGCAAAGGCTTTACTAAGGACCCTTGAAACCAATAGAACGCTGGTCATTCTGGATATAAGAAAAAACCCACTCGTTG ATCATTCTGTGATGAAAGCAGTTATCAAAAAAGTTCTCCAGAATGGAAGGAGTGCCAAGTCAGAG TACCAGTGGATAACCTCTCCATCAGTAAAGGAGCCATTCAAAAATGctagacagaaaaagagaactataatTTTGGGAAGTGGTCGGAAAGGGAAGGCTACTATTCGAATTG TTATATGGAGACATAGAG GAGTGACCACAAAGAAACCTGTAAGTAATGGAAGAATACACTCCCTTGGTAAAGAATATTATGCTCCTGAACCTCTCCCTCCTGGCGTGTCTGGTTACCTGCCTTGGCGCACAGCGGAACGTGCAAACAGGAGCAG GGGTTTTCCATTAATCAAAACTCGTGATGTATATAATCATATGCAG CAATCAGATTTTCCTGTTACTGTGACAGTGGAGAGTCCTTCCTCCTCAGAAATTGAAGAGGTCGACGATTCTTCTGAAAGTGTTCAAGAAGAACCTGAGAAAACCAGTTTAAAACAAGAAGCACTACAG GAAAAACTGGAGGAGTGCCTAAAacagttaaaagaagaaagagtaataAGGCTTAAAGCTGATAAACGAGTCAGTGAG CTGGAACATGAGAACGCCCAGTTAAGAAATATAAACTTCTCTTTGTCTGAAGCCCTGCATGCACAGTCATTGACAAACATGATCCTGGATGATGAAGGTGTTCTGGGCAGCATTGAGAATTCTTTTCAGAAGTTCCATGCTTTCTTAGACCTTCTTAAAGATGCTGG GCTTGGGCAGCTTGCCACAATAGCTGGTATAGATCAGTCAGATTTTCATTTACTGGGTCGTCCCCAGATGAATTCTACCATTAGTAGTCCGCCTAAGGACGAAAAAAAGGcacttgaagaagaaaaaccagaatCAAAGCAGAACCCCTTAGGACAGATGCAAAATATCCAG ttTCAGAAAATTACAGGTGATGCTAGAATTCCTTTGCCTCTCGACTCTTTCCGTGTCCCTGTTTCCACTCAGGAGCCCTTAGAAACTTCTAGAGACAACCTGGGAGTCCCAGTCAGTGAGCAGCGGCAGGACTCTATCAAAGAATTCATTGCAAGAACATGTTCTCCTTCAGCAGATGTGATGTCTGGAACTGGaagccaaaaaaaagaagatgaattgTCTAGAAATAGCAGATCTTCTTCAGAGAAAATGACCAAAACAggtgaatataccaaaaaatgcTATGCTAAAAAACAGCCCAGAAAGGACCTGCGTTCCTGCTCTGACTCACTTGTAAATCGGAGAAGTAAAGGAATGGAGCAAAATGATCCCTTTGTTAATGAACCAGTTAAAAGTGAGTCTTTGAAAAAACACGTTTCTGTccagaaagaaagtagaatagtgaCTGTTTCATCCAAGACAACTAAAAGTAAACTGAATCTACTAGAACATTCTGAAAGTGATACTCTTGGATCCGATTTTGAATTTCAAGAAAGCATCCATACTGTATCACACCTGACATAG
- the CEP78 gene encoding centrosomal protein of 78 kDa isoform X1, producing MIDSAKLRRDGAADFFSHYEYLCALQDSVPPPAVRACLREGVLDFNADRLRGVDWAPLLSALRINKDLPLVSIKSCFQPWLGETGSDRSKVCRSRVPAIRNKDVTFQLCKALKCCLSASSALKNLELNGLVLRERDLTVLTKGLNKSTSLVHLSLANCPIGDGGLEIICQGIKNSITLKTVNFTGCNLTWQGADHMAKILKYQTMRRHEEIWAESLRYRRPDLDCMAGLRRITLNCNTLIGDLGASAFAESLSEDLWLRALDLQQCGLTNEGAKALLRTLETNRTLVILDIRKNPLVDHSVMKAVIKKVLQNGRSAKSEYQWITSPSVKEPFKNARQKKRTIILGSGRKGKATIRIVIWRHRGVTTKKPVSNGRIHSLGKEYYAPEPLPPGVSGYLPWRTAERANRSRGFPLIKTRDVYNHMQQSDFPVTVTVESPSSSEIEEVDDSSESVQEEPEKTSLKQEALQEKLEECLKQLKEERVIRLKADKRVSELEHENAQLRNINFSLSEALHAQSLTNMILDDEGVLGSIENSFQKFHAFLDLLKDAGLGQLATIAGIDQSDFHLLGRPQMNSTISSPPKDEKKALEEEKPESKQNPLGQMQNIQVSICMQSAYNEGTLMKFQKITGDARIPLPLDSFRVPVSTQEPLETSRDNLGVPVSEQRQDSIKEFIARTCSPSADVMSGTGSQKKEDELSRNSRSSSEKMTKTGEYTKKCYAKKQPRKDLRSCSDSLVNRRSKGMEQNDPFVNEPVKSESLKKHVSVQKESRIVTVSSKTTKSKLNLLEHSESDTLGSDFEFQESIHTVSHLT from the exons ATGATCGACTCGGCGAAGCTGCGCCGCGACGGCGCGGCCGACTTCTTCTCGCACTACGAGTACCTGTGCGCGCTGCAGGACTCGGTGCCCCCGCCCGCGGTGCGCGCCTGCCTGCGGGAGGGCGTGCTGGACTTCAACGCCGACCGCCTGCGCGGCGTGGACTGGGCGCCGCTGCTGAGCGCGCTCAGGATTAATAAGGATCTGCCCCTGGTCTCCATCAAGAGCTGCTTCCAGCCGTGGCTTGGCGAAACAG GCTCTGACCGAAGTAAAGTTTGCAGAAGTCGTGTTCCTGCAATAAGAAACAAAGATGTGACCTTCCAGTTATGTAAAGCTCTCAAATGTTGTTTAAGTGCCTCAAGTGCTCTAAAGAACCTGGAGCTAAATGGACTAGTgctaagagagagagatttaactGTTTTGACAAAG GGATTGAATAAATCGACTTCTTTGGTACACCTGTCCCTTGCAAATTGTCCAATTGGAGATGGAGGTTTAGAAA ttatttGTCAAGGTATAAAGAACTCTATCACTCTTAAGACAGTAAACTTCACGGGGTGTAATCTGACATGGCAGGGAGCAGATCACATGGCCAAGATCTTAAAG TATCAGACCATGAGAAGGCACGAAGAAATCTGGGCTGAGAGTCTTCGTTACAGGAGACCTGATCTGGACTGTATGGCTGGTTTGAGGCGCATTACTTTGAATTGCAACACACTCATTGGTGACCTTGGTGCAAGTGCTTTTGCAGAATCTCTCAGTGAGGATTTATGGCTTAGAG CACTTGACCTGCAGCAGTGTGGCCTCACCAATGAAGGAGCAAAGGCTTTACTAAGGACCCTTGAAACCAATAGAACGCTGGTCATTCTGGATATAAGAAAAAACCCACTCGTTG ATCATTCTGTGATGAAAGCAGTTATCAAAAAAGTTCTCCAGAATGGAAGGAGTGCCAAGTCAGAG TACCAGTGGATAACCTCTCCATCAGTAAAGGAGCCATTCAAAAATGctagacagaaaaagagaactataatTTTGGGAAGTGGTCGGAAAGGGAAGGCTACTATTCGAATTG TTATATGGAGACATAGAG GAGTGACCACAAAGAAACCTGTAAGTAATGGAAGAATACACTCCCTTGGTAAAGAATATTATGCTCCTGAACCTCTCCCTCCTGGCGTGTCTGGTTACCTGCCTTGGCGCACAGCGGAACGTGCAAACAGGAGCAG GGGTTTTCCATTAATCAAAACTCGTGATGTATATAATCATATGCAG CAATCAGATTTTCCTGTTACTGTGACAGTGGAGAGTCCTTCCTCCTCAGAAATTGAAGAGGTCGACGATTCTTCTGAAAGTGTTCAAGAAGAACCTGAGAAAACCAGTTTAAAACAAGAAGCACTACAG GAAAAACTGGAGGAGTGCCTAAAacagttaaaagaagaaagagtaataAGGCTTAAAGCTGATAAACGAGTCAGTGAG CTGGAACATGAGAACGCCCAGTTAAGAAATATAAACTTCTCTTTGTCTGAAGCCCTGCATGCACAGTCATTGACAAACATGATCCTGGATGATGAAGGTGTTCTGGGCAGCATTGAGAATTCTTTTCAGAAGTTCCATGCTTTCTTAGACCTTCTTAAAGATGCTGG GCTTGGGCAGCTTGCCACAATAGCTGGTATAGATCAGTCAGATTTTCATTTACTGGGTCGTCCCCAGATGAATTCTACCATTAGTAGTCCGCCTAAGGACGAAAAAAAGGcacttgaagaagaaaaaccagaatCAAAGCAGAACCCCTTAGGACAGATGCAAAATATCCAG GTTTCTATTTGTATGCAGTCAGCTTACAATGAAGGAACACTAATGAAG ttTCAGAAAATTACAGGTGATGCTAGAATTCCTTTGCCTCTCGACTCTTTCCGTGTCCCTGTTTCCACTCAGGAGCCCTTAGAAACTTCTAGAGACAACCTGGGAGTCCCAGTCAGTGAGCAGCGGCAGGACTCTATCAAAGAATTCATTGCAAGAACATGTTCTCCTTCAGCAGATGTGATGTCTGGAACTGGaagccaaaaaaaagaagatgaattgTCTAGAAATAGCAGATCTTCTTCAGAGAAAATGACCAAAACAggtgaatataccaaaaaatgcTATGCTAAAAAACAGCCCAGAAAGGACCTGCGTTCCTGCTCTGACTCACTTGTAAATCGGAGAAGTAAAGGAATGGAGCAAAATGATCCCTTTGTTAATGAACCAGTTAAAAGTGAGTCTTTGAAAAAACACGTTTCTGTccagaaagaaagtagaatagtgaCTGTTTCATCCAAGACAACTAAAAGTAAACTGAATCTACTAGAACATTCTGAAAGTGATACTCTTGGATCCGATTTTGAATTTCAAGAAAGCATCCATACTGTATCACACCTGACATAG
- the CEP78 gene encoding centrosomal protein of 78 kDa isoform X7, giving the protein MIDSAKLRRDGAADFFSHYEYLCALQDSVPPPAVRACLREGVLDFNADRLRGVDWAPLLSALRINKDLPLVSIKSCFQPWLGETGSDRSKVCRSRVPAIRNKDVTFQLCKALKCCLSASSALKNLELNGLVLRERDLTVLTKGLNKSTSLVHLSLANCPIGDGGLETLDLQQCGLTNEGAKALLRTLETNRTLVILDIRKNPLVDHSVMKAVIKKVLQNGRSAKSEYQWITSPSVKEPFKNARQKKRTIILGSGRKGKATIRIGVTTKKPVSNGRIHSLGKEYYAPEPLPPGVSGYLPWRTAERANRSRGFPLIKTRDVYNHMQQSDFPVTVTVESPSSSEIEEVDDSSESVQEEPEKTSLKQEALQEKLEECLKQLKEERVIRLKADKRVSELEHENAQLRNINFSLSEALHAQSLTNMILDDEGVLGSIENSFQKFHAFLDLLKDAGLGQLATIAGIDQSDFHLLGRPQMNSTISSPPKDEKKALEEEKPESKQNPLGQMQNIQVSICMQSAYNEGTLMKFQKITGDARIPLPLDSFRVPVSTQEPLETSRDNLGVPVSEQRQDSIKEFIARTCSPSADVMSGTGSQKKEDELSRNSRSSSEKMTKTGEYTKKCYAKKQPRKDLRSCSDSLVNRRSKGMEQNDPFVNEPVKSESLKKHVSVQKESRIVTVSSKTTKSKLNLLEHSESDTLGSDFEFQESIHTVSHLT; this is encoded by the exons ATGATCGACTCGGCGAAGCTGCGCCGCGACGGCGCGGCCGACTTCTTCTCGCACTACGAGTACCTGTGCGCGCTGCAGGACTCGGTGCCCCCGCCCGCGGTGCGCGCCTGCCTGCGGGAGGGCGTGCTGGACTTCAACGCCGACCGCCTGCGCGGCGTGGACTGGGCGCCGCTGCTGAGCGCGCTCAGGATTAATAAGGATCTGCCCCTGGTCTCCATCAAGAGCTGCTTCCAGCCGTGGCTTGGCGAAACAG GCTCTGACCGAAGTAAAGTTTGCAGAAGTCGTGTTCCTGCAATAAGAAACAAAGATGTGACCTTCCAGTTATGTAAAGCTCTCAAATGTTGTTTAAGTGCCTCAAGTGCTCTAAAGAACCTGGAGCTAAATGGACTAGTgctaagagagagagatttaactGTTTTGACAAAG GGATTGAATAAATCGACTTCTTTGGTACACCTGTCCCTTGCAAATTGTCCAATTGGAGATGGAGGTTTAGAAA CACTTGACCTGCAGCAGTGTGGCCTCACCAATGAAGGAGCAAAGGCTTTACTAAGGACCCTTGAAACCAATAGAACGCTGGTCATTCTGGATATAAGAAAAAACCCACTCGTTG ATCATTCTGTGATGAAAGCAGTTATCAAAAAAGTTCTCCAGAATGGAAGGAGTGCCAAGTCAGAG TACCAGTGGATAACCTCTCCATCAGTAAAGGAGCCATTCAAAAATGctagacagaaaaagagaactataatTTTGGGAAGTGGTCGGAAAGGGAAGGCTACTATTCGAATTG GAGTGACCACAAAGAAACCTGTAAGTAATGGAAGAATACACTCCCTTGGTAAAGAATATTATGCTCCTGAACCTCTCCCTCCTGGCGTGTCTGGTTACCTGCCTTGGCGCACAGCGGAACGTGCAAACAGGAGCAG GGGTTTTCCATTAATCAAAACTCGTGATGTATATAATCATATGCAG CAATCAGATTTTCCTGTTACTGTGACAGTGGAGAGTCCTTCCTCCTCAGAAATTGAAGAGGTCGACGATTCTTCTGAAAGTGTTCAAGAAGAACCTGAGAAAACCAGTTTAAAACAAGAAGCACTACAG GAAAAACTGGAGGAGTGCCTAAAacagttaaaagaagaaagagtaataAGGCTTAAAGCTGATAAACGAGTCAGTGAG CTGGAACATGAGAACGCCCAGTTAAGAAATATAAACTTCTCTTTGTCTGAAGCCCTGCATGCACAGTCATTGACAAACATGATCCTGGATGATGAAGGTGTTCTGGGCAGCATTGAGAATTCTTTTCAGAAGTTCCATGCTTTCTTAGACCTTCTTAAAGATGCTGG GCTTGGGCAGCTTGCCACAATAGCTGGTATAGATCAGTCAGATTTTCATTTACTGGGTCGTCCCCAGATGAATTCTACCATTAGTAGTCCGCCTAAGGACGAAAAAAAGGcacttgaagaagaaaaaccagaatCAAAGCAGAACCCCTTAGGACAGATGCAAAATATCCAG GTTTCTATTTGTATGCAGTCAGCTTACAATGAAGGAACACTAATGAAG ttTCAGAAAATTACAGGTGATGCTAGAATTCCTTTGCCTCTCGACTCTTTCCGTGTCCCTGTTTCCACTCAGGAGCCCTTAGAAACTTCTAGAGACAACCTGGGAGTCCCAGTCAGTGAGCAGCGGCAGGACTCTATCAAAGAATTCATTGCAAGAACATGTTCTCCTTCAGCAGATGTGATGTCTGGAACTGGaagccaaaaaaaagaagatgaattgTCTAGAAATAGCAGATCTTCTTCAGAGAAAATGACCAAAACAggtgaatataccaaaaaatgcTATGCTAAAAAACAGCCCAGAAAGGACCTGCGTTCCTGCTCTGACTCACTTGTAAATCGGAGAAGTAAAGGAATGGAGCAAAATGATCCCTTTGTTAATGAACCAGTTAAAAGTGAGTCTTTGAAAAAACACGTTTCTGTccagaaagaaagtagaatagtgaCTGTTTCATCCAAGACAACTAAAAGTAAACTGAATCTACTAGAACATTCTGAAAGTGATACTCTTGGATCCGATTTTGAATTTCAAGAAAGCATCCATACTGTATCACACCTGACATAG